The nucleotide sequence ATATTAGATTTTATGTGTATCCGTAAGAGTGCACGTAATAAAATATGACAATACGTGTCATTAAATTTCAAGGTATCAGGATAGTTGTTTTCTTGCATAAAAACAAGAAAAGCTATGAACCTTATAGAATTTACGGGCCATTTCCCAGATGAGGAAAGTTGTGAACAATACATCAAGAAATACCGTGAGAAAAGCGGTATACGGTGCAAAAACTGTGAGAAGATAACCCGACACTATTGGTTTGCCAACGGCAGGTTTTTCGAATGCAGCAGTTGTCGGAGACGTTCTTCTCTTAAATCAGGGACGGTAATGGAAAACAGCAAGCTTCCGCTCCGTATCTGGCTATTGGCCATGCTGTTTATGTCGGCGACCAAGAAAGGGTTTTCCTGCCTTGAGCTCCAGCGGCAACTGGGGCTTAGCCGATATGAGACCACTTTCCGTCTGATGCACAGGATACGGTCAGCCATGGGACAACGAGATGAGCTTTATATCCTCAGTGACATGATTGAATATGACGAGTGTTATATGGAAACCGTACAGGAGAACCAGATCTTGGGTCAGCTTAAACGTGGAAAAGGCAGCCAGAAACAGACCGCAGTAGCGGTGGCGGCCGAATCGGTACCCTTGGAAGACCTGGATTCCGGGCAGAAAACAAAGCGCTGTGGCTATTTCAAAATGAGGGTCATGGACAAAGTGGACTGCGAGAGTGTCAATGCCTTTATCCGGGCCAATACCGTAGGGGATGTGGTACTGTTTACAGACAAGAACACGGCCTACTCGAAAATAGAGGAAGTGGTGGCCACCCATTTGGCCGTTCCATCGGGAAAGGAGTCCGTAAACGACACCTTAAAATGGGTACACAAAGCAATCAGTAATCTTAAAAGAACCCTGTTGGGGGTATATCACATGATAACTTATAAATATTTACAGAACTATTTAAATGAGTTTGTTTACAGATTGAACCGAAGATATTTTGGCAAAGGACTCTTTGAAAGGCTCGTTATTGCGGGCACTTACCCATACGTGCAGTAAAACGGATACACATATTAGATTTATTTCTAACCAATTTTCAAAGTATAAGATCATGAATATCCAAAGCTTCACATTCCTCTTATTTTTGATTTATTTATTAAGTAGTTGCTCCTCAGGAAAGATTATCAGCACTACATCTGTAGAAAACTTTAACATCAACAACTACCAAAGCTTTGATTTTTATCAAACAGAACTGAATATCGACGAGATGCCCGAATTTGAAAAACGTGTGGACTGGATCAAAGAAGCCATAGAAGAAAAATTCAAAGAATATGGTTTGGAAAAGGATTCCTCATCTCCCGAGCTACTTGTCAACATAGGAATTGTCCTTGAAGAAAAAATACAAACTAGGGAAACAGACTTAAGAAGTGATCCCCCTACCTATATTGGACAAAGAAGGTATCACTGGGAAGTAGAAGAAGTAGAAGTAGGACGCTATAACGAGGGAGCCTTTACTTTAGATTTAGTTAATGCAAAGTCACAAAAACTGCTCTGGCAGGGAGTAGCTGAAGGCATAGTTTCTACCAATGACAAGCAGGCATATAAAAACCTTAAAGAGGGAACCCAAAAATTACTATCTGACCTAGACCAATAAATTACTTTAAAAACTAACCTTAATACTTATGAAAAACTTATTCATTTTGGCTTTGCTACTTATGATGGCATGTTCAAGCAGCACATCAATAGTAAGTTCATGGAAAGAACCTGGAGCGAATACAGCAAACACAAATTTCACAAAAATAATGGCTGTAGTATTGGCCAATACAGAATCGGCAAGAAGACAAGCGGAAGATGAACTTGTTAGGGAAAACCCAATTTTTGTCCCTTCATATCAAGTTCTGAATAGCCAAGAAGTATCGATGGACAAAGACAAAAGTGGAGATATCTTAAGAGATCAAAATATTGATGGCGTATTGGTTTTAAAACTAGTAGACAAAGAGAAGACCCAAAACTATGTACCAGGTTCCTATACCGGAGGCTATTATGGACGATATAGCTACTATTGGGGCGGATATTATGATCCAGGATAATACCAAGAAAACACCAATTATCTTATCGAAGTCAGTTTATACTCTTTAGAAAAAAATGAATTAATATGGTCTGCGATCAGTTCCACAGTAAATCCAAATTCCATTGAAAAGACAGTTAAAAACATTCTCAATGAATCTTATAAACAAATGAGGGAAGATGGATTTTTACCTCCTGTGAATTAATCGTATATCTCATCATCCCCATCCATTTTTCTTCTAACTAATAATGACGTTTTTAAATAAATGAGGCGTTTCATAGCATCGACTCATTTATTTATACCCCATAGAAATCAAACCTGACAACTATCTATCGATTTTGAATACAAATTGACATAACAAAAAAAGGACAGTGAAATCACTGTCCTTCTGAGCCTCCTGTCGGGATCGAACCAACGACCTACTGATTACAAGTCAGTTGCTCTACCAGCTGAGCTAAGGAGGCTTTTTGCTCTATCATCCCAACAAAACTATTAGAATCAAGATTTTTTTCTTCCAACTCCAATATTACTAAGATACTTAGAGTTTCTGTTTTAAAAGAATGACAAAACCACTTTTCCAGATTTTGAAAGTTGAGCCTCCTGTCGGGATCGAACCAACGACCTACTGATTACAAGTCAGTTGCTCTACCAGCTGAGCTAAGGAGGCTTTTTACTCTAACATCCCGATTGCTATCGGGATAAGGAAGCTTTTTGTTTTACTTTTTCAATAAATCTTGAAAAGATCTTGTCTTTCTTTTGCTTGGGCTTTTCCCTTATTGCGAGTGCAAATATATGGGCATTATCATATCATCCCAAACGATTTTGAAAAAAAATTAGGGAGATATATTTATCTCCCTAACTATTAGAAACTTAAAATTCCCTTAAAATGGAAAGTTTTTTCTTGAGCTTCTCAATCTCCTCTTCGGCTTTCTCAATTTTCTGATCAAACTGATCTTTCAGCTTATCTGCAGTTTTCGATGAAGCAAAAAATTCGAGGTTATTTTTCCACAATGTAATATTATTCTCAAGATCACTGATTTGTTTTCTGATGCCATGTTCCTTTTTATTGAACACCCTATCAGAATTGGGATCAGATTGAATCTTGTTCAAATTCAAACGGAACAAGAATTCTTCTCTGTTCTCTCCATCAGTGTCCATTACATCCACACAAGATTCGACGGCTTCATTGAACTTAGCTGCGATACCCTTTATATTTTTCCTTGGAACGAACCCTATGCTATTATACTCTTCCACTAACTTCTCTAGATACTCAATAGTAAGCTCCTCAGAACCAGGTAAGGCACTTATTTTTTCACATATAGCTTCCTTTAATTCTAAGTTCTTTTCAAACTCCTGATTGGTTTCCTTATTGGCCTGTCTCCTATTATCAAAAAAAGTATCACAAGCCGATTTAAATTTTCTGTAAAGTTCATCTCTGACCTTTTCTGGTGTAGGCCCTAGCTTTTTCCATTCCTGCTGAAGCTTTATTAAGGCATTTGAGGTATTTTGCCAATCAGTACTCTCTTTTAGTTCTTCTGCTTTCTCAATCAGCCCCTCAGCCTTTTCTTTATTTACTCTACGGATCTCATCAAGCTCCTTAAAAAACAAATTCTTATTATGGAAAAACTGTTTGAAACAACCCCAGAAATTTCTATTAATATCTCTACCACACTCCCTAGGCACAGGACCTATCGCCTCCCACTCCTTCTGAATAGCCAGAATTTCCTTGGTTTTAGTATTCCATTCTTTTATCCGATTGGCTTTGAATTCTTTAAATTCATCCAGCTGCTTGATCAAGGCTTCCTTCTTAACCTGATTTTCCTTGAAAACTTCCTTTTGGCTCTCATAATAAGCCTTGCGTTTTGCGTAAATAGCATCTGAGGCTCCCTTAAACCTTTGCCACACATTTTCCTGCTCTTCTCTTGGAACTGGACCAATATGCTTAAATTCCTCATGAAGGTCATTAAGCGCTTTTATTGCTGTTCTTAAATCCTCTTCCTCATTAAGGGCTTCCACCTTCTCACAAAGCTCTATTTTCCCTTCAAGATTTTTCTTACGATCAAGTTCTTTCAGCTCAAAATAGATACTTCTATTATCATAAAACCGATCCATAAGTGCATTATATGAAGCCCATAGGCTTTTGTTTTGCGCACCGGGTACAGGACCGATCTCTTTCCACTCTTGTTGTATATCTTTGATGGTGGAAATACTGTGGGTAGTCTCCTCTCCATCCACCAACTCTCTTAATTTCTCTAGTATTTGATTCTTGGCATAAAGGTTCTTCTCCTTTTCCTTCTCCAAGCTTTTTATTTGTTCCGTCCTACGGTTCTTAAAATCACCAAATAAGGCAAAAAATATTTTATCCTCTTCTGATTGTCTGTACTGAAAATCATCTTCAACACCACCATCATTCAAAAAGTCTTTCAAAGCCTCTTCTCTCTCCTTTTTATAATGATCTTCTTCAAAATGACTCTTGATATCATTAACAATATGATCGGCTTTTATAAAGTTACCTTTTTCTATAATTTCCTTCAGTGCTCCCACCAGTTGTTTCTTCGAATAATTACCATAATCCACATCATGGTGTTCTTCTTCATGATGGTCTTCCTCGTGGTGATCATCTTCATGGTGAACTGCTTTTTCCGATTCTTGTTGATTACCCATTTCAGTAGATTCAACTGATTCTTGGGTCACCTTGTTTTCTTCTGACATTTCCTTATCGTTCTTCATAATATCTATGAGTACATCTTACCAAATATGCTATAAGCAAAAGTAATAAATAATTTAATTTAATCTTGGGTCGATGGGATAATTTGCCAAAACCTGAAAATCTCCCCCCATATTCCGCAATGCAACCCTCCAAAGCTCATCTGGGGACGAATCAAAAATTGTCTTAGCATCGGCATGATCACATAAAATCCATGTCTTTTCATTCAATTCATCCTCCAACTGCCCTTCCGACCAGCCTGAATAGCCAATAAAAAACCTAAATCCTTCTAAATCCACCTCCCCTGCTTTGTACTTACTGACCAACTCTTCAAAATTTCCTCCCCAATACAATTCTTCCCCTAGTTTAATACTCCCCTCTAATAGCGCCCGTCCTTTATAAATGAAGTGCAAAGTATTCTGCTCAACCGGCCCCCCCACATAAACTTCCATATCCAGGAATTCGAGTTCATCCAATAAATCCTTTATCTTTAATATAGACAACTTATTCAACACAAGACCAAACGAACCGTTCTCATTGCTCTCACATAACAGCACAACCGACCGTACAAAATTTTCATCCTGTAAAAAAGGCTCTGATATCAGTAATTGTCCAGATTTGGGTGTGATTTTATCGTTTTTATCCATCAAATTGTCTTTGATTATTGATCTTTAATATAGGTCAAAATTTCATAAATGCAATTAACAATGGTATTTTTATGCCGATAAAAATCACCGATCAAAAATGGATATCGCAGCACTTAGAACAGAATATACACTCAAATCCATGGATGTTTCCTCCATGGATAATTCCCCATTAAAACAGTTTAGCATTTGGTTAGAGGAAGCTATCACAGCCAAAGTCAATGAACCAAACGCCATGAACTTGTCTACCACAGGTGAAATGCATAAACCAAAATCGAGAATTGTCCTTTTGAAGGACATTGACAATGGTTTTATTTTTTATACCAATTATCAAAGCAATAAAGGCAAACAACTATTAGAATTTCCCTATGCAGCACTTACCTTTTTCTGGCCAGAACTTCAAAGACAAGTGAGAATAGAAGGTAAAATCGAAAAGGTCAGTCCTGAAATTTCAGATAGCTACTTCAAAACCAGACCAAAATCCAGTCAAATTGGGGCTTGGGCTTCCCCACAAAGCCAAGAGATCCCAAACAGGGAGTTTATTGAAAGCAAAGAGGCTGAGATGATTGAAAAATTTAGGCATGAACCCATTGTAAGACCTGAACATTGGGGTGGCTATAGACTAATTCCTGAGTCGGTGGAATTCTGGCAAGGCAGGGCCAGCCGATTACACGACAGGATTTTATATACAAATACCAGATCAGGAAAATGGACCAAAGCCAGGTTAGCGCCATAAAAAAGAGGTAGAAACTCACCTCTTTTTAATCCTTTTAAACAGCCTTTATTGAAGATCAAAAAGATCTTTCACACCAATCATCTTTTCAACAGTAAAGCCTTCTCCATATTTTACATTGATGCTTTGACCAAACTCCTTGGCCCTGGCTTCAATAAAAGTAAAAAACTCAGGACTGCTTATATAACTTTCAGGTTCTGTATTATTGGGATCATAAAACTGGGACTTGAAGGCTTTAATACTCTCCAGCTTAGTCTCCCAATAACCTGATATATCAAACACAAAATCAGGTTTAATATAATTTGTCTGAATATAATGGTAAACATATTTTGGCCTCCAAGCCTCTTGGTTTTCCCCTTCAAAACTGGTTTCTACTTTTCTAAGCCCACTGATAAAACATGCATTGCTAGCCAGGCTACTTCCCTTTCCATGATCCGGATGCCTATCAGTTACAGCATTGGCCAAAACAATCTCAGGTTGGTATTTCCGGATCACTTTAACTACTTCAAGGTGATGCTGTTCATCATCTCTAAAAAAAACATCTTTAAAACCAAGATTCTCCCGAGCAGACAGTTGCAGAATTTCAGCAGATTTGTTCGACTCCTCTAATCTCAAGCTAGGAGTACCCCTAGTTCCCATTTCTCCTTGGGTCAGATCCAAAATACCAACCTTATATCCTTTTGCAATATGTGCTGCTATGGTACCCGAGCAAGATAACTCTGCATCATCAGGATGAGCAGCAATCACTAATATATCTAACTTCATCAGAAATTTATCTTTATGAAAATTTGTTCAAACTCCCATTTAACAAGCATACAGCATTAATAGTTTACCTTATCCTTAATCTTTGCCCTACTCTCAAAATCGATCTAGTAGAAATATTATTTCTTCTGGTTATCTGACGTACAGTTGTCCCGTACCTCCTTGCTATCACACTAAGATTTTCTCCACTTCTTACCCTGTGATATACCGCTTTTTGCATTTCTATCACATGGTCAAAACTATTGGCTGTAATCGTATAAACGCTATTTTTTAGTCTTCCTACAGAAAAATCAAATAACTCAGTGGGATTAATGGACAAGCCCTGATAGCGCACTTCAAAATGCAAATGCGGCCCTGTACTTCTACCTGTACTTCCTCCTTTTGCAATCATCTCACCTGCCTTAACCTCTTGTCCCACATTTACATTAAATTTGGACAAATGGCCATAAAGGGTTTCTAGCCCGTTTCTATGCCGTATCACCAAATAATAACCATAACCATACCTGTCGTAAGAACGCATCCTTACAATCCCATCAAAGACAGCATAAACGGGATCCCCCGTATTCAAGTCCAAATCAGTACCATGATGCCAGCGATACCTCCTAAAACCAAATTCAGAATTGATCTTGGTCTGATCAAGCGGCTTGCTCCAATTACTTCCATAAAATGAATCATAGAGTTTTATGGGGATAGTATCCTTAAAGTCTTTAGGGTTAAAATCATAGCTATTGATCCGCTGACTGTCCCAAGAGGAATAGTACTCAAACGCCGTGACCCAGATACTATCTATTTGAATTTTTTCAGCTACTTGCGCCAACTGATGGGTGGGCACCCATACCAAGGAAAGTGTATCTTCACTTACTGCACTCAAGCGACGTCTCAGATCCACCCTGTCCTTATATATCAAAGAATCAGTATCACGGTGCAAATCTTCTAGATACTGTTTTACATCAAAAGTATTGATACTTCGAACATCTGGCAGCTTTACTGCCGGTTCGGTATTCTTCTTAATTTTTGGAAAAACCTGTGCATGAGCTCCATTCAAGCCCATGCACAGTATTAATATTATGACTAAACGGAAAGCATTATTACTCATGGAATTTTAAGCCATCTCTTTTTCTGCAAGAAATCGCTCTGCGTCCAGAGCTGACATACATCCGGTTCCCGCAGCAGTTACTGCTTGTCTGTAAATATGGTCTTGAGCATCACCACAGGCAAACACTCCTTCGATATTTGTTCTCGTACTTCCAGCTTCGGTGATGATATATCCAGCTTCATTCATATCCAATACACCTTCAAAAATCTGTGTATTGGGCTGGTGACCAATGGCTACGAAAAATCCAGTTACATCAAGTTCAAATACTTCTCCTGTTTGATTGTTCTTAAGCCTAGCACCACTTACTTCATCCTCTCCTAGTATTTCTTCCGTTTCAGTATTCCAAAGGATTTCAATCTTAGGATTGTTCTTGACTCTTTCCTGCATGATTACAGAAGCACGAAGTTCATCCTTTCTCACCAGCATATATACTTTTTCACAGATATTTGCAAGGTAAGAAGCTTCCTCACATGCTGTATCTCCACCACCTACAATGGCTACTTTCTGGTTCCGGAAAAAGAATCCATCACAAACAGCACAGGCGGAAACACCTTTTCCATTTAATTTATTTTCACTTTCCAGTCCAAGCCATTTGGCCGATGCTCCTGTGGAAATAATTACTGTATCAGCAAGAACTTCCGTCTGTTCATCTACGATCACTTTATGGGGTCTTGAGCTAAAATCAACACCTGTGACCAAACCATAGCGCACATCCGTACCAAATCTTTCTGCTTGCTTTTTGAAGTCTTCCATCATTTGTGGCCCCATCACACCTTCAGGGTATCCAGGATAGTTTTCCACATCATTGGTGATAGTAAGCTGACCACCGGGTTGTCCTCCTGTGTATAGTACAGGATTTAGACCGGCTCTTGATGCATAAATGGCCGCTGTATATCCTGCAGGCCCAGAACCGATGATT is from Echinicola marina and encodes:
- a CDS encoding IS1595 family transposase — translated: MNLIEFTGHFPDEESCEQYIKKYREKSGIRCKNCEKITRHYWFANGRFFECSSCRRRSSLKSGTVMENSKLPLRIWLLAMLFMSATKKGFSCLELQRQLGLSRYETTFRLMHRIRSAMGQRDELYILSDMIEYDECYMETVQENQILGQLKRGKGSQKQTAVAVAAESVPLEDLDSGQKTKRCGYFKMRVMDKVDCESVNAFIRANTVGDVVLFTDKNTAYSKIEEVVATHLAVPSGKESVNDTLKWVHKAISNLKRTLLGVYHMITYKYLQNYLNEFVYRLNRRYFGKGLFERLVIAGTYPYVQ
- a CDS encoding DUF4136 domain-containing protein, which gives rise to MNIQSFTFLLFLIYLLSSCSSGKIISTTSVENFNINNYQSFDFYQTELNIDEMPEFEKRVDWIKEAIEEKFKEYGLEKDSSSPELLVNIGIVLEEKIQTRETDLRSDPPTYIGQRRYHWEVEEVEVGRYNEGAFTLDLVNAKSQKLLWQGVAEGIVSTNDKQAYKNLKEGTQKLLSDLDQ
- a CDS encoding DUF349 domain-containing protein encodes the protein MKNDKEMSEENKVTQESVESTEMGNQQESEKAVHHEDDHHEEDHHEEEHHDVDYGNYSKKQLVGALKEIIEKGNFIKADHIVNDIKSHFEEDHYKKEREEALKDFLNDGGVEDDFQYRQSEEDKIFFALFGDFKNRRTEQIKSLEKEKEKNLYAKNQILEKLRELVDGEETTHSISTIKDIQQEWKEIGPVPGAQNKSLWASYNALMDRFYDNRSIYFELKELDRKKNLEGKIELCEKVEALNEEEDLRTAIKALNDLHEEFKHIGPVPREEQENVWQRFKGASDAIYAKRKAYYESQKEVFKENQVKKEALIKQLDEFKEFKANRIKEWNTKTKEILAIQKEWEAIGPVPRECGRDINRNFWGCFKQFFHNKNLFFKELDEIRRVNKEKAEGLIEKAEELKESTDWQNTSNALIKLQQEWKKLGPTPEKVRDELYRKFKSACDTFFDNRRQANKETNQEFEKNLELKEAICEKISALPGSEELTIEYLEKLVEEYNSIGFVPRKNIKGIAAKFNEAVESCVDVMDTDGENREEFLFRLNLNKIQSDPNSDRVFNKKEHGIRKQISDLENNITLWKNNLEFFASSKTADKLKDQFDQKIEKAEEEIEKLKKKLSILREF
- a CDS encoding YqgE/AlgH family protein codes for the protein MDKNDKITPKSGQLLISEPFLQDENFVRSVVLLCESNENGSFGLVLNKLSILKIKDLLDELEFLDMEVYVGGPVEQNTLHFIYKGRALLEGSIKLGEELYWGGNFEELVSKYKAGEVDLEGFRFFIGYSGWSEGQLEDELNEKTWILCDHADAKTIFDSSPDELWRVALRNMGGDFQVLANYPIDPRLN
- the pdxH gene encoding pyridoxamine 5'-phosphate oxidase, whose product is MDIAALRTEYTLKSMDVSSMDNSPLKQFSIWLEEAITAKVNEPNAMNLSTTGEMHKPKSRIVLLKDIDNGFIFYTNYQSNKGKQLLEFPYAALTFFWPELQRQVRIEGKIEKVSPEISDSYFKTRPKSSQIGAWASPQSQEIPNREFIESKEAEMIEKFRHEPIVRPEHWGGYRLIPESVEFWQGRASRLHDRILYTNTRSGKWTKARLAP
- the bshB1 gene encoding bacillithiol biosynthesis deacetylase BshB1, coding for MKLDILVIAAHPDDAELSCSGTIAAHIAKGYKVGILDLTQGEMGTRGTPSLRLEESNKSAEILQLSARENLGFKDVFFRDDEQHHLEVVKVIRKYQPEIVLANAVTDRHPDHGKGSSLASNACFISGLRKVETSFEGENQEAWRPKYVYHYIQTNYIKPDFVFDISGYWETKLESIKAFKSQFYDPNNTEPESYISSPEFFTFIEARAKEFGQSINVKYGEGFTVEKMIGVKDLFDLQ
- a CDS encoding M23 family metallopeptidase — protein: MSNNAFRLVIILILCMGLNGAHAQVFPKIKKNTEPAVKLPDVRSINTFDVKQYLEDLHRDTDSLIYKDRVDLRRRLSAVSEDTLSLVWVPTHQLAQVAEKIQIDSIWVTAFEYYSSWDSQRINSYDFNPKDFKDTIPIKLYDSFYGSNWSKPLDQTKINSEFGFRRYRWHHGTDLDLNTGDPVYAVFDGIVRMRSYDRYGYGYYLVIRHRNGLETLYGHLSKFNVNVGQEVKAGEMIAKGGSTGRSTGPHLHFEVRYQGLSINPTELFDFSVGRLKNSVYTITANSFDHVIEMQKAVYHRVRSGENLSVIARRYGTTVRQITRRNNISTRSILRVGQRLRIR
- the trxB gene encoding thioredoxin-disulfide reductase, encoding MNKEAEKVKVLIIGSGPAGYTAAIYASRAGLNPVLYTGGQPGGQLTITNDVENYPGYPEGVMGPQMMEDFKKQAERFGTDVRYGLVTGVDFSSRPHKVIVDEQTEVLADTVIISTGASAKWLGLESENKLNGKGVSACAVCDGFFFRNQKVAIVGGGDTACEEASYLANICEKVYMLVRKDELRASVIMQERVKNNPKIEILWNTETEEILGEDEVSGARLKNNQTGEVFELDVTGFFVAIGHQPNTQIFEGVLDMNEAGYIITEAGSTRTNIEGVFACGDAQDHIYRQAVTAAGTGCMSALDAERFLAEKEMA